The Sus scrofa isolate TJ Tabasco breed Duroc chromosome 6, Sscrofa11.1, whole genome shotgun sequence region gggtccaataggagctatagccaccggcctacgccagagccacagcaacgcgggatccgagccacgtctgcaacctacaccacagctcacggcaactctggatcgttaacccactgagcaagggcagggagcgaacccgcaacctcatggttcctagtcggattcgttaaccactgcgccacgatgggaactcctgcagtactTAGTTTATTACCCCTCCAAACAAAAACCttgtttattcttccttttttttttttttttttttttgcttttttttttagggccgcacccaaggcacatgaagttcccaggctagaggtcaaatcagagctacagctgctggcctacaatctacaccacagctcacagcaatgccagatccttaacccactgagagagaccagggatcgaactcacaacctcatggttactagttggattcattagcacCTGAACTGAGAAGGGAACGCCTCTCTTGTTACATTTTAATGAGTTAACAATTTCTTACATCCTTAACACAGTAAAACATGAAGACCATTagatgatggaggatgatgtgtacagaaggatatatatatatataactggttttctatacaacagaaattgacaacattgtaaatcaactataattttaaaaagttttttgttaATGAagacaattaggagttcctgtcgtgacgcagtggttaacgaatctgactaggaaccatgaggttgcagattcgatccctggccttgctcagtgggttaaggattctgcgttactgtggctctggtgtaggccggtggctacacctccgattagacccctagcctgagaatctccatataccatgggagcagctctaaaaaaggcaaaaagaaaaaacaaaacaaaaagaagacaattaGAATACATTAATCTTGTTGTCAAAGACTAACCTGTCCAAGCAAGCAAGACTGGCTTATTTGGAACATTATCATCTTTGGCAAGACATTCTCAGTCATTGACTTTCCTTAATCCAAATATActgcattggagttcccttcgtggtgcagtggaaatgaatccagctaggaaccatgaggttgctggtttgatccctggcctcactcagtgggttaaggattcggcgttgcagtgagctgtggtgtaggttgcagacacggctcctatcctgctttgctgtggctctggcgtgggcaggcaacaacagctctgattagacccctagcctgggaacctccatacacctctggtgcggccctaaaaaggacaaatgacaaaaaaaaacttgcatcAACTTCAAGGTTTAGATTTTATTCTCCACTGAAGTCTTAAAAGTGctaacgcaaaaaaaaaaaaaaaaaaaaaaaaaaaaagactatctacTTTTTAATGACTCATCTAATATAAAAGCAATAGGTTTTGTAACATTCTCTAACATGATTTTTCGTTGCTCATAAAATGTTTGTGatggtttttcttccttccactttGACCAGCAAAGCCCAGATGAGCCTTTGAGAAGCAGAAAGGTGTTTGTTGGGCGCTGTACAGAGGACATGACTGCTGATGAGCTGCAGCAGTTCTTTTGCCAGTACGGAGAAGTGGTAGATGTCTTCATTCCCAAACCATTCAGGGCTTTTGCCTTTGTTACATTTGCAGATGATCaggtatttttctcttcctaattttGTCTCAGCTAATTAGGTAATTTCTGTTGAACTTTTTGCCCTTCCATATCAGCTAAGCTCTCTGACcttataagctgtggtgtatcgGGGCCTAGATATTTGTGGTAAACTCCTTAGGTTATTTTTTTAGTATGCGACATTTAAGTGGACGTGTTAAATATCCTTTGAAAATGAACTAAAATCCCTGTTTCTGTTACTAAAGTGAAAGGCTATTTTATGGGTTTAAATGAAATGTGTTCATTGCTTATTTTTCCTCTAGATAGAGGCTTGTAGATAGTGGCCTGAAATCTAAGTTTTATCACTATTTTGATGTATGAGTCAATGGTTTAATCTTTATTTACATCCCTTATTTCTTATAGGTCGCCCAGTCTCTTTGTGGAGAGGACTTGATCATTAAAGGAATCAGCGTACATATATCCAATGCTGAACCTAAACACAATAGCAATAGACAGTTAGAAAGAAGTGGAAGATTTGGTGGTAATCCAGGTGGCTTTGGGAATCAGGGTGGCTTTGGTAACAGTAGAGGGGGTGGAGCTGGTTTGGGGAACAATCAAGGTAGTAACATGGGTGGAGGGATGAACTTTGGTGCTTTCAGCATCAATCCAGCGATGATGGCTGCAGCCCAGGCGGCTCTGCAGAGCAGCTGGGGTATGATGGGCATGTTAGCCAGTCAGCAGAACCAGTCAGGCCCATCGGGTAATAACCAAAGCCAAGGCAACATGCAAAGAGAGCCAAACCAGGCCTTTGGTTCTGGAAATAACTCGTATAGTGGTTCTAATTCAGGGGCAGCGATTGGTTGGGGATCAGCATCAAATGCAGGGTCAGGCAGTGGTTTTAATGGAGGCTTTGGCTCAAGCATGGATTCCAAATCTTCGGGCTGGGGAATGTAGACGTTGGGTTATGGTTGGTTGGTATAGACTGGTGGGAATTCAAATTTTTCTAAACTCATGGTAAGTATATTGTAAAATACATATGTActaagaattttcaaaattggTTTGTTCGGTGTGGAGTATATTCAGCagtatttttgacatttttctttagaaaaaggaAGAGCTAAAGGAATTTTATAAGTTTTGTTACATAAAGGGTTGAAATATTGAGTGTTTGAAAGTGAACTGCTGTTTGCCTGATTGGTAAACCAACACACTACAATTGATATCAAAAGGTTTCTCCTGTAATATTTTATCCCTGGACTTGTCAAGTGAATTCTTTGCATGTTCAAAATGGAAACCATTGATTAGAACTACAttcttttctccttgttttaatttgaacCCCACCATATGGATTTTTCCCTTAGGAAAATCTCCTTTTTGGAGATCATGGTGTCACAGTGTTCTTtcgttttcgtttttgtttttttaacacttGTCTCCCTTCATATACAAAAGTACAATATGAAGCCTTCATTTAATCTCTGCAGTTCATCTCATTTCAAATGTTTATGGAAGAAGCACTTCATTGAAAGTAGTGCTGTAAATACTCTGCCATAGGAATACTTCTGTCTACATGCTTTCTCATTCAAGAATTCGTCATCACGCTGCACAGGCTGCGTCTTTGACGGTGGGTGTCCCATTTTTATCCGCTACTCTTTATTTCATGGAGTCGTATCAACGCTATGAACGCAAGGCTGTGATAATGGAACCAGAAGGCTGTTTGAACTTTTGAAACCTTGTGTGGGATTGATGGTGGTGCCGAGGCATGAAAGGCTAGTATGAGCGAGAAAAGGAGAGAGCGCGTGCAGAGACTTGGTGGTGCATAATGGATATTTTTTAACTTGGCGAGATGTGTCTCTCAATCCTGTGGCTTTGGTGAGAGAGTGTGCAGAGAGCAATGATAGCAAATAATGTACGAATGTTTTTTACATTCAAAGGACATCCACGTCTGTTGGAAGACTTTTAAGTGAGTTTTGTTCTTAGATAACCCACGTTAGCTGAATGTGTTAAGTGAAACGATACTTGTATTTCCCTGCCCCTTTGTCAACTGCTGTGAATGCTGTATGGTGTGTGTTCTCTTCTGTTACTGATCTGTAAGTGTGGTCACGTGAACTGAAGCTGATGGGTTGACAACATGGACTGAGCTTGTGGTGTGCTTTGCAGGAGTACTTGGAAGCAGAGTTCACCAGTGAGCTCGGGGTGTCTCACAGAAGGGTGGAAGTTCTAATGTCTGTTAGCTACTCATAAGAATGCTGTTTGCTGCAGTTCTGTGTCCTGTGCTTGGATGCTTTTTATAAGAGTTGTCACTGTTGGAAATTcttaaataaaactgatttaaatAATATGTGTCTTTGTTTTGCAGCCCTGAATGCAAAGAATTCATAGCAGTTAATTCCCCTTTTTTGACCCTTTTGAGATGGAACTTTCATAAAGTTTCTTGGCAATAGTTTATTTTGCTtcaaataaacttatttgaaaTATTGTCTCAAGTCAAATGGATTCATCACCTGTCATGCATTGACACCTGATACCCAGACTTAATTGCTATTTGTTCTTGCATTGTCCAAAgtgaaaagtttttgtttttgtttttgttttttatttttaaatctagttTTTAATAAGTCTGGGTGACCGCACCTAAAATGGTAAGCAGTACCCTCCAGCTTTTTCTTAGTGCCTCTGTGCATTTGGGTGATGTTCTATTTACATGGCCTGTATAAATCTCCATTGGGAAATCATGCcttctaaaaatattcttatatgGAGGAGTGGGCAAAACAATGCTAATTATTTCTAAATGCTTTGTAGCAAAGCCTATCAATTGCAGTGAAGGGAATATCAGAGCCTTTGTAGTTGGGGATTTGAAAAGTGGAATTAATTGCAATAGGGATAAAGTAGAAGAAACCACAAATTATCTTGTGCCTGAAATCCATTAAGAAGCCTGGTAGCTTTAAGAACGAGCAGGGTGGGTTGTCTGTGGAAGTGTTCAATGGAATGGGTTTTGTCTTCCAAAGGTGGGGAAATAGAGTAATGTTGAATAAAATCGCTTACAAAACTCAGATTAGACTCTCACGATGCATTGTTAAGTATGTAAAAGCAATAATATATTAATTCTCCATTGTACTTTTTATGTAACTACTGTGAGAGTTGAGCTCATTTTCTAATGGAAGATGTTGAACAGTTTTTGTGTTGATAGTTTACCTAATGCCCTTGTCTAATTAGATTATGAtaaataggttttttgttttacaAGTTACgtgctttaaatttttataaatgaacttGTCCTTTAAACTTGTGGTCGCCACATTGTTTAGTCAGTTTCCTCTGTAACAGGATCTTacgttgttttatttttttctgcatctaaatTGCATGATTTCCAAACCCTGTACCATCTGAATTTTGCATTTTAGCACTTGCACTATTACTCAGCAGCAGTAACATGGTAACACTTAAATGGTATTCGGGGACCTCCAAAGACTAAACTGACACGCCTTCAAGGAGCCCAGGGGTAAGTTAACTTTGTCAATGGCATGGTTTTAATCCTTTATTTACACTTGTATAAATCTAGTTAACAGTCTTGGAAGGCTTTCAGTGTTGAGTAGCCTTCTATTAACATGTTTATGGTACTACATGGCTATGGGTATTtaatccccctccccccccaaaaaaaaaattgaagtttagaAGTAAACTATTTGgcaaagatttgtttttaaagtctacttGGTCATCTAAATGCattcattctaaaaaaaattttttgaaccagttgaataaaaatttttgttgCTACCACAGTTTAGTGTCTGGAGTCTTACTGGAAAAacgcaatttcttttttttatgtgacAAGATGCTggaaaattaccttttaaaaatgagtctGAAAAAATTGCACTTTAgcaattccctggtggcacagctggttgaggatctggcatagtcactgctgtggctgtggcacggtttcagtctctggccccaggaacttccacgtgccatggatgcggcaaaaaaaaaaaaaaaaaaatgcaattaatatGCACAGGAAGTTAGAACTCAAAATTTTTACATACAATGGTTAATCTGGCTAGAATGAAAAACTTTGTTAAATGTTAGCCATTAAAACTTTTGAGAGAGGAGTGGACAACTAGAATGAGAGATTTTTAAGGTTAAATCAGAGCTTAAATATTCTTAGGAAAAAACATGTTAAGTACTACTTAGAATTCAGAAGATGTATGTGATAATTAGAATAATTTCTTGTTGAATACTAGCTAAGTCTTTTGATTGTATACGTGAGttctatattctgctgttgtaTGCTCTGTGATCTATTAAGTGCGCCCAGCTATTTAATTTAGGTCAtggtaagaaggaaaaaaaccactaCAGATTTCTAATACTTTTCATGTTGTATTTCATCTTATGGAAATGCCACATTTGATTGAATTGTCGCCTGAATTTGTACATTAGGTTATTTCCAAGTGCTAGGAACATCCTCACTAAATTTAAAACTTAGCATTGGAATTACCAGTTCAAAGATGATGAATGCTTTTAAGACTTCTGAAATATATTGCCAGGTTGTACTTCAGAGAAAATTCATGTTGTCTTCAACAGTGTGAAATAGAGCTGTTCCATGTTCTTTTTTGTCTGCTAGTTTGATACGTGAAAAATTACAGTATTGATTTTAACGTAGAAATCAGTCCATACCCAGCCTAGGCTAAAGTATCCAATTTATCTAACCCCAAAAAACCATGATTCAGGGTAGTTCCTGAACCAATACTGCTGTGATATGTAACCTCTCAGAGGTCACTAAATCCAAAAAACAGAATAATAGTTAATATGAACAGGCAGTTTACAGAAAGGCACAAGGACAAAAAGACACTGGACTTTGTAAGTAAATACACATTTAACCAATGAGCTGCTATTGGGTTGGTAAAGGTGAATATCACCTCACTGGTTTAGGTCCCCTTAAATCAAAGAATAAGCGGTGAAAACCCAGCAAGTTGGAGAAGTACCTGAAAGGCAATCTCGCCTAtactttggtttggttttggagTGGAATGGCAGCTGTCATGTTAATGTTTTTCAGGTCAGTTTGCTGCTAAGGtctttaaagatgattttttaaaacaagggaTCATTTGTTGAttggatttaaaaattattaattatgttGTTGATCCAAGGAATATAGTTAATGACTTTTGTGTAGACCCCATATTGACCTGCTTCCCCACAATTAGTGGAACTCCAGGACACTATTCCTCCCACAAACCACTTCTGTGTCTCATCATCTAGAAACACTAATGCTCCCCCACTGTCGCCTTTACAGCTGTCCTTGCCCCCACTTTCTAAACCTGCACAGAGCATGTTATCAGTTACCCGCACCCCTGGATCGGACTTCTTTTCAAAGGCAGCAACACATTTCTGGTGGTCAACAATGGGCAGGTCAGCAGACATTAGATTTCTGGCAAGAAAACCCCTTTGGGTTAATCCCCATCCAGATGCAGTCCCAATGTCATTTGTCCTCATGAAGGATTCGGCTTCTTTTCTTGGCAAACAGATAGGCATGACGTTGCTATTGATAACAACTTTGTCCTTCAATTTAATCAGTGCTATGTCGTTATCATACCCAGCATTGTGAGTATAACCTTCATGTATAAAAATGGCCTCGGCCCAGGCCTGTGTATAATGAGGTGACAGTCTCTTCAAGACACCCAACCTAATGTCTAGGGAGGAGGcatcttctttttgtttatatacaGCATGAGCAGCTGTTAGGATCCAGTCGTCAGATACAAGTGCACCTGCTGCCATAGTTTCACCAAATAGCAGGACTTGCCAGGGAAAATCCCCAAGCTTTGCTTTTTGTCCTCCGTATATACGACCTTCTGTAGTACGGGTTGATAGTCCACAAACTGGGGGAAGAAGCAGATGTATAGAGCCTTTATAGATGTATAGAGCCTTTTTCTTCAGTTACTACCACTTTGGGGTTGTGTGTATTTACTGTCAGCTAAAAATTGTATCACATGAGTCGTCCACCTATACATACAGGCAAGTGAGGCTGCTTAAAACTGTTTAAAGACCCTATAAAAACATTTGCTATTTCTTAGCTCCTCAGAAAATGAGGTGTGTGAAAATTAACTTTTATAAACTAATTTGTTTTGCTAAAATAATTTGGTCTCACAATTgggtaaattattttaatagggCAAACAGAAACTGTCTGAGCTGATGTGCATAGGAAGTAAAAGGAAATGACTTTTTCATTGCTGCTTTTTCCTGCTTGTAAAATTGGGGGTATTTACCATATATATAGTTCTGGGACGGCAGAAACTAAGGTCATTGTCACAAGATTTGCAATATTACTTTCGCCTTTgaacatttaaatgttttaaaaattacagtgttGCAGTTGTAGCCAGGAACCTTCAGgttcagaaattattttctgtcCAGTTGATTGTTCCAAACACTAGAATTTACTATATATGTTGCTAAGTATACTCATTAATGTTTTCTGTTGTGGCAGAATAAAACTTAGACATGATAAGCTAagatagagtttaaaaaaaaaaaaactaagccaaGTAACAAAGGGGTAGTGAATATATTACTACCTTTCTGATTTTTAATCACTAACTATATTTTAACAGCCAGTTctggtaaaacatttttttaagtactaTTAAAGGCAAATTGCATTAATGTTTAAAAACTAGAAGTCATTGAAAACAGTTGCTTAGGGAAATAATGAAGTTATTAGCTTTGGgttttaatagcatttttatagagaagaaaagTAACAGAAGAACTCATGTTTATAAGCGTATAAATGGttcaagataattttaaaaatcatttaattttttatgcttGCCTAGTTGTAGGGTCAAAAGTAATCTCATGACTGATGTAGTCAGCACCTCACAGCCTCTCCATATGGAAAGGGGATAATGAGAACatgttatttggaaataagaagTTGGTCTAAGAGCCAGGTGCCAGCATTAGGTTTCTGCCTACACAGCTAAGCGCCTCTATCTACTTACTGTCTCCCACCCAGTCCTCCTCTCCGTCAGTTACCAACGCCTTGTATAAATGTGTCCATTACCAGGCTCACAGACGGGGAGTGATTTGTCTCCTTTGGACCTCATCCAGAATCCATCAGCCTCACACACATATTTACCTGCAAATCATTGAAAAAGCAAAGATGTTTAACTGCATGTGAGAGGTGGTTGTCATCTGCTTGAAAACCCCCTTGAAAAATGTTGATTCTTGAGCATCCGTGGGAAATAGTGGTGTCTGAATAACCATTTTACATGATTTCCTAAGTAGGAGGTCTCTGCATTACCATGTTTGCTTGCAAAGTGGAAACCTTTTAGATGTGTAACTTGAATATGTATCAAGATCTCAAGTGCTTAATGATAAGGTTTTGACTTGTTAAATTAAACCATTTGGAATATATTGTGTGTTTGTAGTAGTCATTTACTAGATAAGATCTGTTTTCAGGTTTTTGCAAATTGACATTAAAGTCACTTCAGCTATCATGTTTCATTTGGTGGGTGGGAGAAGTGCCTTTTAATCTTTTGTCTAGTCTTAGCCAAAAATGTTGGCTGAGGTTATTTTCAGATCATGAGGGCTTAGGTTCCGAACATCACCCACCCAGCTTTGAGCAGTTTGCTTACCATGGTCTATTCTCATTGTGTAGAACGCATTGCAGCGGTATCTCATCTCAGCTTTGTATGTGGTCACTTCAGGGGCTGTGATGTACTCCACTTGGCCATTCTGGAGATCGTCAGGGGGGCCACAGTCAACAACTAAGAATATGGAAGAGGGAAAAGGCAGTACTTTGAAGACTAACATTACAAAGGAGGAGAgtggagtccccttgtggctctggttactccAGTGCCAGGGGGTTGATCCGTGGCCCTCGGGCCTGgccaggagaggaaaaagaaattctggagatggGTGGTTGTGCTGCGCGgtgctgaggttttttttaacttgaagtcatgtccatttttctttgtcatgtGGATGTCATTCATTTCATCTCTGAAAATGGAGAGAATCGCCATAGTGtggctattctttctttttagggccacactcacggcacatggaggctcccaggctaggggtcaaatcgagctacagctgctcatctacaccacagccacggcaacaccagatcagagccacgccggatccttaacccaccttagTGTGACTTCAGAGCATCTCACAACTCTTCCTAAGTACATGGCACGACTGCGGTGAAGGCTCTAGGCAAGGAGTGGCACGTTCCTTCCCTAAAGGCAGGGCACTTGAAACCACTTGGATGTCTTCAGCACTCTCCCATGTAAACCGTGGCTGTCATTTCCCGACTGCCCACTCGTTCAGCAAAACACATCAACAAGACGAAAGAAAACACAGCTTACACATGCCtgtacagatccagcattgccactcctgtggctcagttcactgctttggtgcaggtttgatccctgccccaggaacttagGTATACTGTGAGCTCAGccccaaattttttttattttattattttttttttttttttgtcttttgtctttttgtcttttgttgttgttgttgttgttgctatttcttgggccgctcccgcggcatatggaggttcccaggctaggggtctaatcggagctggagccaccggcctacgccagagccacagcaacgcaggatccgagccgcgtctgcaacctacaccacagctcacggcaactctggatcgttaacccactgagcaagggcagggatcgaacccgcaacctcatggttcctagtcggattcgttaaccactgcgccacgacgtcAGCcccaaattttaagaaatgaattaaaTGCATTAGAAGACCTGGGAGTCCTgtccacccccccgccccccacccccacctctggagGCACACATGGCGGGTGGAATttccccaggccaaggaatggaatctgagccgctgctgtagcaacaccaaatccttaatcaattgcatttcttttatattttcattttttcttctttttacggctatacctgtggcatattgaagttcctgggctgggggttgaatcagagctacagctgccagcattcacagcaacagcagatctacaccacagctcatggcaacgccagatccttaacccactgagtgaggccagggatcctaacccacatcctcatgggttctagtcagattcttaacccagtgagccacaataggaactcctgttttttaaagtgaaagaatTGGTCGTCTCTTAGGAAATGAAAATTCCCCTAGGAGTTTTGTAGAAACCCTTGCACAAAATATGTGGGAAAATATGTACAGTGTTAACTACAGCAGTGTATTTAATAGTAAACTGGAAAGTAGAAATTACACGCAATAAAAGCATAGGTCTTCTGGTGGAATACTATGCACTCATTAAAAAGGATGAACCGCTCTGTTAGTGCTGATGTGGAAAGATGCCCCAACA contains the following coding sequences:
- the TARDBP gene encoding TAR DNA-binding protein 43; this encodes MSEYIRVTEDENDEPIEIPSEDDGTVLLSTVTAQFPGACGLRYRNPVSQCMRGVRLVEGILHAPDAGWGNLVYVVNYPKDNKRKMDETDASSAVKVKRAVQKTSDLIVLGLPWKTTEQDLKEYFSTFGEVLMVQVKKDIKTGHSKGFGFVRFTEYETQVKVMSQRHMIDGRWCDCKLPNSKQSPDEPLRSRKVFVGRCTEDMTADELQQFFCQYGEVVDVFIPKPFRAFAFVTFADDQVAQSLCGEDLIIKGISVHISNAEPKHNSNRQLERSGRFGGNPGGFGNQGGFGNSRGGGAGLGNNQGSNMGGGMNFGAFSINPAMMAAAQAALQSSWGMMGMLASQQNQSGPSGNNQSQGNMQREPNQAFGSGNNSYSGSNSGAAIGWGSASNAGSGSGFNGGFGSSMDSKSSGWGM